In Topomyia yanbarensis strain Yona2022 chromosome 2, ASM3024719v1, whole genome shotgun sequence, one DNA window encodes the following:
- the LOC131681729 gene encoding nuclear hormone receptor HR78 isoform X1, whose translation MKSVPFLMEPHNFDIKPNLQEMKLEPGTQQYGSSLDDKAQSLQHLSSLSSISIELCLVCGDRASGRHYGAISCEGCKGFFKRSIRKQLGYQCRGSMNCEVTKHHRNRCQYCRLQKCLACGMRSDSVQHERKPIIDKKDGQAGPNPNSKYNPHRNKEYHNEQKASAAAAASYLNIFPGFNLAEFTANLSKRAANPPASSHMSPASTTITPANPFSSLHSLKSQEDRKPTPADSIAALIGLNPTAAAAVAMSGLGPPQQSPVLDTPEAPTKPPPASTQSLPMDTTDNATMEKNLICNSLEFIQNLEHELNNNVNNNYGIKAELNNGRDDDQDEDCLNFDYGSLELSENCISFDIQVPNVLPSYMSAHYVCETASRLLFATVHWMKKNNLFSMLSDSFQSELLRQTWPELFMIGLGQSSGQLSFNTIMLALIQYMKTMILNKKYGSDVINYLTKYVLLIQEFVTELQKLNLTDQEFAYMRLLCVFNPDNILQDNVKNQHLAKIQDMVLSSFRDYYKHKHSRLMSSGSEENIRGNDDEDNYYESSHRQQQRRHSLDQRLVMILMKLPTLRALNSKRDLEDLFFSNQIGQVQIENVLTYILQTNDGAVTFAKLVRNYNANIAVGSGGSQMDSDD comes from the exons ATGAAAAGTGTACCGTTTCTAATGGAGCCACATAATTTCGATATCAAGCCAAATCTGCAGGAGATGAAATTGGAACCCGGAACGCAACAGTACGGCAGCAGCCTTGATGACAAAGCACAGAGTCTGCAGCACCTGTCCTCGCTGAGCAGTATAAGTATAGAACTGTGTCTGGTGTGTGGTGATCGCGCCTCCGGTCGGCACTATGGCGCCATCAGCTGCGAAGGCTGCAAGGGATTCTTCAAACGGTCCATCCGAAAACAGCTCGGCTACCAATGCCGAGGGTCAATGAACTGTGAAGTGACGAAACACCATCGCAACAGGTGTCAATACTGCCGACTGCAGAAATGCTTAGCTTGCGGAATGCGAAGTGATT CTGTCCAACATGAACGCAAGCCTATCATCGATAAAAAGGATGGCCAAGCTGGACCGAATCCAAATAGTAAATATAACCCTCATCGGAACAAAGAATATCACAATGAGCAAAAGGCGAGTGCTGCAGCCGCAGCCTCATATCTCAACATCTTTCCTGGTTTCAACCTAGCCGAGTTCACCGCCAATCTAAGTAAACGAGCAGCAAACCCTCCAGCCTCGTCGCACATGTCACCCGCCTCGACCACCATCACACCAGCCAATCCGTTCAGTTCCCTACATTCCCTTAAATCACAAGAAGATCGAAAACCAACACCGGCCGACTCGATTGCAGCTTTGATTGGGCTGAATCCAACGGCCGCTGCCGCTGTCGCAATGTCTGGTTTAGGTCCACCACAGCAGTCACCCGTGCTTGACACACCGGAAGCGCCTACAAAACCACCCCCTGCCTCAACTCAATCACTCCCGATGGACACAACGGATAATGCAACGATGGAGAAAAACCTCATCTGTAACTCGCTGGAATTCATCCAGAATCTGGAACACGAGTTAAACAACAACGTCAACAACAACTACGGTATCAAGGCGGAGTTAAACAATGGACGGGATGACGATCAGGACGAGGACTGTCTCAATTTCGACTACGGAAGCTTGGAGCTGTCGGAGAATTGTATCAGCTTTGATATCCAAGTTCCGAACGTCCTGCCCAGCTACATGAGTGCACATTATGTGTGCGAGACGGCCTCGCGACTATTATTCGCTACCGTGCACTGGATGAAGAAAAATAATCTATTTTCGATGCTGAG TGACTCCTTCCAATCGGAACTGTTGCGTCAAACTTGGCCGGAGTTGTTCATGATCGGTCTAGGCCAAAGCAGCGGCCAGCTGTCGTTTAACACTATAATGCTGGCGCTGATCCAGTACATGAAAACGATGATTCTGAACAAAAAGTACGGCAGCGATGTGATCAACTATTTGACAAAGTACGTTTTGCTAATTCAGGAATTCGTGACCGAGTTGCAGAAGCTTAATCTAACCGATCAGGAATTTGCATACATGCGGCTGTTGTGTGTCTTCAATCCTG ATAACATCCTCCAAGACAACGTGAAAAATCAACATTTAGCCAAGATTCAGGACATGGTACTTAGCAGCTTTCGAGACTACTACAAGCACAAACACAGCCGGCTGATGTCCAGCGGGAGTGAGGAGAACATTCGCGGGAACGACGATGAGGACAATTACTACGAATCCAGTCACCGTCAGCAGCAGCGACGACACAGTCTTGATCAGCGGCTGGTTATGATATTGATGAAGTTACCGACACTGCGTGCCTTGAACTCCAAGCGGGACCTGGAGGATCTCTTCTTCAGTAACCAGATCGGGCAGGTGCAGATTGAAAATGTCCTGACGTACATTTTGCAGACGAATGACGGAGCGGTTACATTCGCCAAACTGGTGCGGAACTACAATGCCAATATAGCGGTCGGCTCAGGGGGATCACAGATGGACAGCGACGACTGA
- the LOC131681729 gene encoding nuclear receptor subfamily 2 group C member 2 isoform X3: MKLEPGTQQYGSSLDDKAQSLQHLSSLSSISIELCLVCGDRASGRHYGAISCEGCKGFFKRSIRKQLGYQCRGSMNCEVTKHHRNRCQYCRLQKCLACGMRSDSVQHERKPIIDKKDGQAGPNPNSKYNPHRNKEYHNEQKASAAAAASYLNIFPGFNLAEFTANLSKRAANPPASSHMSPASTTITPANPFSSLHSLKSQEDRKPTPADSIAALIGLNPTAAAAVAMSGLGPPQQSPVLDTPEAPTKPPPASTQSLPMDTTDNATMEKNLICNSLEFIQNLEHELNNNVNNNYGIKAELNNGRDDDQDEDCLNFDYGSLELSENCISFDIQVPNVLPSYMSAHYVCETASRLLFATVHWMKKNNLFSMLSDSFQSELLRQTWPELFMIGLGQSSGQLSFNTIMLALIQYMKTMILNKKYGSDVINYLTKYVLLIQEFVTELQKLNLTDQEFAYMRLLCVFNPDNILQDNVKNQHLAKIQDMVLSSFRDYYKHKHSRLMSSGSEENIRGNDDEDNYYESSHRQQQRRHSLDQRLVMILMKLPTLRALNSKRDLEDLFFSNQIGQVQIENVLTYILQTNDGAVTFAKLVRNYNANIAVGSGGSQMDSDD, translated from the exons ATGAAATTGGAACCCGGAACGCAACAGTACGGCAGCAGCCTTGATGACAAAGCACAGAGTCTGCAGCACCTGTCCTCGCTGAGCAGTATAAGTATAGAACTGTGTCTGGTGTGTGGTGATCGCGCCTCCGGTCGGCACTATGGCGCCATCAGCTGCGAAGGCTGCAAGGGATTCTTCAAACGGTCCATCCGAAAACAGCTCGGCTACCAATGCCGAGGGTCAATGAACTGTGAAGTGACGAAACACCATCGCAACAGGTGTCAATACTGCCGACTGCAGAAATGCTTAGCTTGCGGAATGCGAAGTGATT CTGTCCAACATGAACGCAAGCCTATCATCGATAAAAAGGATGGCCAAGCTGGACCGAATCCAAATAGTAAATATAACCCTCATCGGAACAAAGAATATCACAATGAGCAAAAGGCGAGTGCTGCAGCCGCAGCCTCATATCTCAACATCTTTCCTGGTTTCAACCTAGCCGAGTTCACCGCCAATCTAAGTAAACGAGCAGCAAACCCTCCAGCCTCGTCGCACATGTCACCCGCCTCGACCACCATCACACCAGCCAATCCGTTCAGTTCCCTACATTCCCTTAAATCACAAGAAGATCGAAAACCAACACCGGCCGACTCGATTGCAGCTTTGATTGGGCTGAATCCAACGGCCGCTGCCGCTGTCGCAATGTCTGGTTTAGGTCCACCACAGCAGTCACCCGTGCTTGACACACCGGAAGCGCCTACAAAACCACCCCCTGCCTCAACTCAATCACTCCCGATGGACACAACGGATAATGCAACGATGGAGAAAAACCTCATCTGTAACTCGCTGGAATTCATCCAGAATCTGGAACACGAGTTAAACAACAACGTCAACAACAACTACGGTATCAAGGCGGAGTTAAACAATGGACGGGATGACGATCAGGACGAGGACTGTCTCAATTTCGACTACGGAAGCTTGGAGCTGTCGGAGAATTGTATCAGCTTTGATATCCAAGTTCCGAACGTCCTGCCCAGCTACATGAGTGCACATTATGTGTGCGAGACGGCCTCGCGACTATTATTCGCTACCGTGCACTGGATGAAGAAAAATAATCTATTTTCGATGCTGAG TGACTCCTTCCAATCGGAACTGTTGCGTCAAACTTGGCCGGAGTTGTTCATGATCGGTCTAGGCCAAAGCAGCGGCCAGCTGTCGTTTAACACTATAATGCTGGCGCTGATCCAGTACATGAAAACGATGATTCTGAACAAAAAGTACGGCAGCGATGTGATCAACTATTTGACAAAGTACGTTTTGCTAATTCAGGAATTCGTGACCGAGTTGCAGAAGCTTAATCTAACCGATCAGGAATTTGCATACATGCGGCTGTTGTGTGTCTTCAATCCTG ATAACATCCTCCAAGACAACGTGAAAAATCAACATTTAGCCAAGATTCAGGACATGGTACTTAGCAGCTTTCGAGACTACTACAAGCACAAACACAGCCGGCTGATGTCCAGCGGGAGTGAGGAGAACATTCGCGGGAACGACGATGAGGACAATTACTACGAATCCAGTCACCGTCAGCAGCAGCGACGACACAGTCTTGATCAGCGGCTGGTTATGATATTGATGAAGTTACCGACACTGCGTGCCTTGAACTCCAAGCGGGACCTGGAGGATCTCTTCTTCAGTAACCAGATCGGGCAGGTGCAGATTGAAAATGTCCTGACGTACATTTTGCAGACGAATGACGGAGCGGTTACATTCGCCAAACTGGTGCGGAACTACAATGCCAATATAGCGGTCGGCTCAGGGGGATCACAGATGGACAGCGACGACTGA
- the LOC131681729 gene encoding nuclear hormone receptor HR78 isoform X2: MKSVPFLMEPHNFDIKPNLQEMKLEPGTQQYGSSLDDKAQSLQHLSSLSSISIELCLVCGDRASGRHYGAISCEGCKGFFKRSIRKQLGYQCRGSMNCEVTKHHRNRCQYCRLQKCLACGMRTVQHERKPIIDKKDGQAGPNPNSKYNPHRNKEYHNEQKASAAAAASYLNIFPGFNLAEFTANLSKRAANPPASSHMSPASTTITPANPFSSLHSLKSQEDRKPTPADSIAALIGLNPTAAAAVAMSGLGPPQQSPVLDTPEAPTKPPPASTQSLPMDTTDNATMEKNLICNSLEFIQNLEHELNNNVNNNYGIKAELNNGRDDDQDEDCLNFDYGSLELSENCISFDIQVPNVLPSYMSAHYVCETASRLLFATVHWMKKNNLFSMLSDSFQSELLRQTWPELFMIGLGQSSGQLSFNTIMLALIQYMKTMILNKKYGSDVINYLTKYVLLIQEFVTELQKLNLTDQEFAYMRLLCVFNPDNILQDNVKNQHLAKIQDMVLSSFRDYYKHKHSRLMSSGSEENIRGNDDEDNYYESSHRQQQRRHSLDQRLVMILMKLPTLRALNSKRDLEDLFFSNQIGQVQIENVLTYILQTNDGAVTFAKLVRNYNANIAVGSGGSQMDSDD, encoded by the exons ATGAAAAGTGTACCGTTTCTAATGGAGCCACATAATTTCGATATCAAGCCAAATCTGCAGGAGATGAAATTGGAACCCGGAACGCAACAGTACGGCAGCAGCCTTGATGACAAAGCACAGAGTCTGCAGCACCTGTCCTCGCTGAGCAGTATAAGTATAGAACTGTGTCTGGTGTGTGGTGATCGCGCCTCCGGTCGGCACTATGGCGCCATCAGCTGCGAAGGCTGCAAGGGATTCTTCAAACGGTCCATCCGAAAACAGCTCGGCTACCAATGCCGAGGGTCAATGAACTGTGAAGTGACGAAACACCATCGCAACAGGTGTCAATACTGCCGACTGCAGAAATGCTTAGCTTGCGGAATGCGAA CTGTCCAACATGAACGCAAGCCTATCATCGATAAAAAGGATGGCCAAGCTGGACCGAATCCAAATAGTAAATATAACCCTCATCGGAACAAAGAATATCACAATGAGCAAAAGGCGAGTGCTGCAGCCGCAGCCTCATATCTCAACATCTTTCCTGGTTTCAACCTAGCCGAGTTCACCGCCAATCTAAGTAAACGAGCAGCAAACCCTCCAGCCTCGTCGCACATGTCACCCGCCTCGACCACCATCACACCAGCCAATCCGTTCAGTTCCCTACATTCCCTTAAATCACAAGAAGATCGAAAACCAACACCGGCCGACTCGATTGCAGCTTTGATTGGGCTGAATCCAACGGCCGCTGCCGCTGTCGCAATGTCTGGTTTAGGTCCACCACAGCAGTCACCCGTGCTTGACACACCGGAAGCGCCTACAAAACCACCCCCTGCCTCAACTCAATCACTCCCGATGGACACAACGGATAATGCAACGATGGAGAAAAACCTCATCTGTAACTCGCTGGAATTCATCCAGAATCTGGAACACGAGTTAAACAACAACGTCAACAACAACTACGGTATCAAGGCGGAGTTAAACAATGGACGGGATGACGATCAGGACGAGGACTGTCTCAATTTCGACTACGGAAGCTTGGAGCTGTCGGAGAATTGTATCAGCTTTGATATCCAAGTTCCGAACGTCCTGCCCAGCTACATGAGTGCACATTATGTGTGCGAGACGGCCTCGCGACTATTATTCGCTACCGTGCACTGGATGAAGAAAAATAATCTATTTTCGATGCTGAG TGACTCCTTCCAATCGGAACTGTTGCGTCAAACTTGGCCGGAGTTGTTCATGATCGGTCTAGGCCAAAGCAGCGGCCAGCTGTCGTTTAACACTATAATGCTGGCGCTGATCCAGTACATGAAAACGATGATTCTGAACAAAAAGTACGGCAGCGATGTGATCAACTATTTGACAAAGTACGTTTTGCTAATTCAGGAATTCGTGACCGAGTTGCAGAAGCTTAATCTAACCGATCAGGAATTTGCATACATGCGGCTGTTGTGTGTCTTCAATCCTG ATAACATCCTCCAAGACAACGTGAAAAATCAACATTTAGCCAAGATTCAGGACATGGTACTTAGCAGCTTTCGAGACTACTACAAGCACAAACACAGCCGGCTGATGTCCAGCGGGAGTGAGGAGAACATTCGCGGGAACGACGATGAGGACAATTACTACGAATCCAGTCACCGTCAGCAGCAGCGACGACACAGTCTTGATCAGCGGCTGGTTATGATATTGATGAAGTTACCGACACTGCGTGCCTTGAACTCCAAGCGGGACCTGGAGGATCTCTTCTTCAGTAACCAGATCGGGCAGGTGCAGATTGAAAATGTCCTGACGTACATTTTGCAGACGAATGACGGAGCGGTTACATTCGCCAAACTGGTGCGGAACTACAATGCCAATATAGCGGTCGGCTCAGGGGGATCACAGATGGACAGCGACGACTGA